One window of the Lactococcus lactis genome contains the following:
- a CDS encoding GNAT family N-acetyltransferase, whose product MNIIERENLFELLSDKGEVIGEMAYMPMNNSIIITHTGVSLDYRGQGLAEKLVLAGIQKARREQLKLGATCPYAVKYFREHKEELTDVLK is encoded by the coding sequence ATGAACATTATTGAAAGAGAAAATCTATTTGAACTTCTGTCAGATAAAGGAGAAGTCATTGGCGAAATGGCCTATATGCCTATGAATAATTCAATAATAATCACTCATACTGGCGTTTCACTTGACTATCGCGGTCAAGGCCTAGCCGAAAAATTAGTTCTTGCCGGAATCCAAAAAGCAAGACGCGAACAATTAAAATTAGGAGCCACTTGCCCCTATGCCGTCAAATATTTCAGAGAACACAAAGAAGAATTAACTGATGTTTTAAAATAA
- the rnmV gene encoding ribonuclease M5, with product MVEKQKINEVIVVEGRDDTANLKRYFDCETYETGGSSIDDRDLERLKRLEDKRGIIVFTDPDFQGERIRKIIMQAVPNAKHAFLNRDEARPKGKGSLGVEHANFEALNQALSEVFGGEKVTDEFGSAKTQGLSSDRSSVSKKEVLTELTQTDLMSFGLVMAADSRKRREFLCEQLRIGYANGKQIKKRLNMFKITKEQIENVMKNY from the coding sequence ATGGTAGAAAAGCAAAAAATTAATGAAGTAATTGTGGTAGAGGGACGAGATGACACAGCCAATCTTAAGCGTTATTTTGACTGTGAGACCTATGAAACAGGAGGTTCATCTATTGATGACAGAGATTTAGAACGACTAAAGAGGTTAGAAGATAAGCGAGGAATTATTGTTTTTACTGATCCAGATTTCCAAGGAGAAAGAATTCGTAAAATCATAATGCAAGCCGTTCCAAATGCTAAACATGCGTTTTTAAATCGTGATGAGGCAAGACCTAAAGGAAAAGGTTCTTTAGGAGTTGAGCATGCAAATTTTGAAGCACTGAATCAGGCTTTGTCAGAAGTATTTGGTGGAGAAAAAGTTACTGATGAATTTGGAAGTGCTAAAACGCAAGGACTATCCTCTGACAGAAGTTCTGTCAGTAAAAAAGAAGTGCTGACAGAACTGACACAAACTGATTTAATGAGCTTTGGCTTAGTTATGGCCGCTGACAGTAGAAAACGTCGAGAATTTCTTTGTGAGCAACTCAGAATTGGTTATGCGAATGGAAAACAAATTAAGAAACGACTTAACATGTTTAAAATTACAAAAGAACAAATTGAAAATGTAATGAAGAATTACTGA
- a CDS encoding TatD family hydrolase gives MEIFDTHTHLNTSEFEGRIQDELVQAQTFGVTRINNVGSNYELNDAALLLADKFEECYATIGWHPDDAAEFDDQAENYLLTKLSAKKVIALGEIGLDYHWMVRPKEEQERVFRRQIQISKEMGLPFQVHTRDALDDTYEIIKSEGVGSAGAIMHSFSGTADEALKFVELGMMISFSGVVTFKKALDVQEAAATVPLDKILVETDAPYLTPTPYRGKENRPAYTKFIVEKIAELREISADEVAKMTTENALRIFGLKK, from the coding sequence ATGGAAATTTTTGATACCCATACACATCTAAATACTAGTGAATTTGAAGGACGAATTCAAGACGAATTAGTCCAAGCTCAAACATTTGGAGTGACAAGAATTAATAATGTTGGAAGTAATTATGAATTAAATGATGCAGCACTTTTGCTGGCTGATAAGTTTGAAGAATGTTACGCAACAATTGGCTGGCATCCTGATGATGCTGCTGAATTTGATGATCAAGCTGAAAATTATTTACTGACCAAGCTGTCAGCAAAAAAAGTTATTGCTCTTGGAGAAATTGGTTTGGATTATCACTGGATGGTCCGTCCGAAAGAAGAACAAGAACGAGTTTTTAGAAGACAAATTCAGATTTCTAAGGAAATGGGGCTGCCTTTTCAAGTTCATACACGTGATGCTCTTGATGATACTTATGAAATTATTAAATCAGAAGGTGTTGGTTCTGCTGGTGCGATTATGCATTCGTTTTCTGGGACAGCTGATGAGGCGTTGAAATTTGTGGAACTTGGAATGATGATTTCTTTTTCAGGTGTGGTCACTTTTAAGAAGGCTCTTGATGTTCAGGAGGCTGCGGCTACAGTTCCCTTGGATAAAATTTTAGTGGAAACTGATGCGCCTTATTTAACACCAACGCCATATCGTGGAAAAGAAAATAGACCAGCTTACACAAAATTTATTGTTGAGAAAATTGCTGAATTACGTGAAATTTCTGCTGATGAAGTGGCTAAAATGACAACAGAAAATGCCTTGAGGATTTTTGGCTTGAAAAAATAA
- a CDS encoding aminopeptidase P family protein — protein MRIEKLKAKMLTENIDSLLITDMKNIFYLTGFSGTAGTVFLTAKRNIFMTDSRYSEMARGLISDFEIIETRDPISLLTDLSASESIKNIAFEETVDYAFFKRLSDATPGLELLATSNFVLELRQFKDDTEIDLIKKACAIADEAFMSALKFIEPGRTEIEVANFLDFKMRDLEASGISFETIVASGKRSSLPHGVATSKMIQFGDPVTIDFGCYYEHYASDMTRTIFVGSVDDKMRTIYETVRKANEALIKEVKAGMTYAEYDKVPRTVIEEANFGQYFTHGIGHGLGLDVHEIPYFNQSMTENHLEAGMVITDEPGIYIPEFGGVRIEDDLLVTENGCEVLTKAPKELIVI, from the coding sequence ATGAGAATTGAAAAATTAAAAGCAAAAATGCTGACAGAAAATATTGATAGTTTATTGATTACTGATATGAAGAATATCTTTTATCTGACAGGATTTTCTGGAACCGCGGGCACAGTTTTTTTGACAGCGAAGCGAAATATTTTTATGACAGACAGCCGTTATAGTGAAATGGCGCGTGGATTGATTAGTGATTTTGAAATTATCGAAACAAGAGATCCAATAAGTTTACTGACAGACCTGTCAGCAAGTGAATCAATTAAAAATATAGCTTTTGAAGAAACAGTTGACTATGCTTTCTTTAAAAGACTTTCTGACGCCACTCCAGGATTAGAACTTTTAGCCACAAGTAATTTTGTTTTGGAATTGCGCCAATTTAAAGATGACACAGAGATTGATTTGATAAAAAAAGCCTGTGCAATTGCTGATGAAGCGTTTATGTCAGCTTTAAAATTCATTGAGCCGGGCCGAACTGAAATTGAAGTTGCTAATTTTCTTGATTTCAAAATGCGTGATTTAGAGGCGAGCGGAATTTCCTTCGAAACCATTGTTGCCTCAGGCAAGAGAAGTAGCTTGCCTCATGGCGTTGCGACCAGTAAAATGATTCAATTTGGTGATCCAGTGACCATTGATTTTGGTTGTTATTATGAACATTATGCTAGCGATATGACCAGAACAATTTTCGTGGGTTCTGTAGACGACAAGATGCGAACAATTTATGAAACCGTGCGTAAGGCTAATGAAGCACTTATCAAAGAAGTCAAAGCGGGAATGACTTATGCCGAATATGATAAGGTTCCGCGTACCGTCATTGAAGAAGCCAATTTTGGTCAGTATTTTACGCATGGAATTGGACATGGACTTGGTTTAGATGTTCATGAAATTCCTTATTTTAATCAATCAATGACAGAAAATCACTTGGAAGCTGGGATGGTTATTACAGATGAGCCAGGAATTTATATTCCTGAATTTGGTGGAGTCAGAATTGAAGATGACTTATTAGTGACAGAAAATGGCTGTGAAGTCTTAACAAAAGCCCCAAAAGAGCTTATCGTTATTTGA
- the rsmA gene encoding 16S rRNA (adenine(1518)-N(6)/adenine(1519)-N(6))-dimethyltransferase RsmA — MTENNIDRISNIIRTQDILRRHDFNFKKKFGQNFLTDHNILTKITQTAVLSKEVNVIEIGPGIGSLTQYLLEEAAEVMAFEIDKSLIPILEETMAPYDNFTLVSADILKVDLLSEIQKFKNPNLPIKVVANLPYYITTPILMHLIESKIPFSEFVVMMQKEVADRIAASPKTKAYGSLSIAVQYYMEASVAFIVPRTVFIPAPNVDSAILKMVRREAPLVEVEDEEWFFKTMHSSFVHRRKTLMNNLQAAFGKESKPEIEKLLAQAEISPTIRGEALSIEEFAKLADALLPLKK, encoded by the coding sequence ATGACAGAAAATAACATAGACCGCATTTCCAATATTATCCGTACTCAGGACATTTTACGTCGCCATGATTTTAATTTTAAGAAAAAATTTGGACAAAATTTCCTGACAGACCATAATATTCTGACAAAAATTACTCAAACCGCTGTACTTTCAAAAGAAGTAAATGTCATTGAAATTGGCCCAGGTATTGGTTCGTTGACCCAATATTTATTGGAAGAAGCAGCTGAAGTGATGGCTTTTGAAATTGACAAATCTTTGATTCCAATTTTAGAAGAAACGATGGCACCTTACGATAATTTTACCTTGGTTTCGGCAGATATTTTGAAAGTTGATTTACTTTCAGAAATTCAAAAATTTAAAAATCCAAATTTACCAATCAAAGTGGTTGCGAATTTACCTTATTACATCACAACACCGATTTTGATGCATTTGATTGAAAGCAAAATTCCATTTTCAGAATTTGTGGTGATGATGCAAAAAGAAGTGGCAGACCGAATTGCTGCAAGTCCTAAAACGAAAGCTTACGGCTCATTATCAATTGCTGTTCAATATTATATGGAAGCAAGTGTAGCCTTTATTGTACCTCGAACTGTCTTTATTCCAGCACCAAATGTTGATTCAGCTATTTTGAAAATGGTTCGTCGTGAAGCACCATTGGTTGAAGTAGAAGATGAAGAATGGTTCTTTAAAACGATGCACAGCAGTTTTGTTCATCGTCGTAAAACATTGATGAATAATTTACAAGCAGCTTTTGGTAAAGAAAGTAAACCTGAAATTGAAAAATTATTGGCACAAGCAGAAATATCGCCAACAATTCGTGGTGAAGCCTTATCTATTGAAGAATTTGCTAAATTAGCTGATGCCCTACTTCCGCTTAAAAAATAA
- a CDS encoding DNA topology modulation protein produces the protein MKIMIIGSSGSGKSTFARELGKITNYPILHLDKVFHKYPSEIAREKLREATRIFIFQNENVIIDGNYGSTLDERLPFADEVIWLKTPRLKTTFRVIKRSIKSRVFGKNRPDIAEEFKEKWDKEYLEFLKFVWTFPEKEFPQIEQKIKEFNAESKVIILKNRKDKEKYLANYGRKAKN, from the coding sequence ATGAAAATTATGATTATTGGTAGTTCAGGAAGTGGTAAATCAACTTTTGCAAGAGAACTAGGAAAAATTACAAATTATCCTATTTTGCATTTAGATAAGGTTTTTCATAAATATCCAAGTGAAATTGCCAGAGAAAAGTTACGTGAGGCGACAAGAATTTTTATTTTCCAAAATGAAAATGTGATTATTGATGGAAATTACGGTTCAACTTTAGATGAGCGATTACCTTTTGCTGATGAAGTAATCTGGTTGAAGACACCCCGTTTAAAAACAACGTTTCGGGTGATTAAGCGCTCGATTAAGAGTCGTGTTTTTGGTAAAAATCGCCCAGATATTGCTGAAGAGTTTAAAGAAAAATGGGACAAAGAATATCTGGAATTTTTGAAATTTGTTTGGACCTTTCCTGAAAAAGAGTTTCCACAGATTGAGCAAAAAATAAAAGAATTTAATGCTGAAAGTAAAGTGATTATCCTTAAAAATCGAAAAGATAAAGAGAAATATTTAGCAAATTATGGTAGAAAAGCAAAAAATTAA